Part of the Drosophila pseudoobscura strain MV-25-SWS-2005 chromosome 2, UCI_Dpse_MV25, whole genome shotgun sequence genome, GCGTAGTTTCCGATCTATTTATTGGATAGATCTATTGCTGTTTAGTTTGGGATATTTATTGTGGTAGAATACTAGCGAAAGGTGTGCGATGAGTAAGTTGATCGATTCAAGACGGGGTCGGTTTAAGACTGAGTCAGATTGAAGATCAATTATACAAAGTGCGAGAAGTGAGTGCTGAAACAAGACTAAAACAAGGGCAGTGCCCGAGGCTTCGACAAGAGTGTTACAGATCGAAAAAGTGAAAGCGAAAGTGAGAAAGAAATATCGCGCCTTTCTTTTTACTTCCGAGAACGTCTACGTAGGCTCCTGTGATACAGTGGACACTAACTATAATCTATGGATTaatgcaacattttttttgaGGGTAAcccaatatatatttttgcgTCCAAGATATCCCACCATCAAGCTTTTTTCtccatttaaattaataaaattagTACCGgctataattaaataaataaattatagtATCCATATAATCGTAATTCACTATTTGATCCAATTTGTCTTTGTTCGGAGCAGCAGTGTCCAATAGCTCTTAAGATATTTCCTATAATCTCTTCTTATAAAGTCTATACTATCCAAGTTCTCGTAAATTATGTACTATCGCGCTCATTATAATTACACGTGTAAAAGTCTTACTGCTTATATGGCATGGCTTCGTGATTTTCGTACTCTCAGTCCAAATAGTAGTCCAGCGGACAGCATCGCATGCCAGTTGGGATTGTCTTCGGCTACGCCCTCTTACTTTGAACATCATAGCCCTCAACTCAAATCTTATTCATAAATGGGGAGCAGACTCTCTCCAATTTTTCTTGAGCCTGCCCTGCCTGACCATCGACGTCGCTTGCGCCCGGGCAAATGCATTCGATTATTTTTCTTGAATTAATCGGTATCGATATCTTGCCGAGTTCAAAAACAGGAATGATTTCTTCTCGTTTCCACTCTTGTAAACAAGTGTCTCGTCTGAGTGGTGGGCTTCATGAGTTATGAAAAACAGTAGGCGGTGAATATTCCGCTaaaacgattttttttttattttacagccCTTGCGTTTTGAAGCAGTTTTTGACAATGCAAATATACTGTAGACTTGGAAAATGTTGTAGCAGGACTCCCCAAACGGTTGCAGTCATCAGTTTGAGAGCCATGTTGAGCCGATTAACAAGGACCACAGGGCACTCCAGGGCGACAACGTGTACTCCAGGGTTCTTTGGCGGCTTAGCATGGACCGCAAGGACCGCAGGGCACTTGGGGACCGCACGGTCCGACCGGTCCACAATGTGTGTTCCAAGGAGTGGGGGCGCACGGGTAGCAGGGTCCACACTCGGGGGATTCGTAAGGACATGGCGGCGAGCAGGGTCCACAAGGACCGCATGGTCCACAGGGGCCGTTCAGACCACAGCTGCCCGTTCCGCAAGGACCACAGGGGGCTGGTATAAAGGGTCCCGAAGGCATGGTCAGACCGCAGGGTCCGCAATTCGGCACAGCGCATGGCCCGCAGGGACCACAACGTGGCCCACACGGTCCGCAGCCCGGACCACACGGCCCACAACCTCCTGGGCCACAGGGTCCGCAACCACGAGGACCACACGGTCCGCAGGGTCCACATCCTGGTCCACAGGGCCCGCAAGGACCACAGCGACCTTCGGCCACGGGATACTGGTTGGTCGAGAAGCACGGCAAGGGGCAGCAGCCTCCGCCCGGGGCACAGGGTCCAATGGGGCACGGCGGACAGGCGGCACTCGGCTTGTAGTTGATGGGTCCGTTCGGGTAGCAGCAGTACTCCCTCGGAGGAGGGATGTCGATCGTCTGCGGCTTCGGCTGGCAAAGGATCGACTGGCAGACCTCCCTCGGCTCGCAGACCCGCTTCGGGTAGCAGACGACGTATGGGTCCGGTATCATCGACGGGTAGTAGATGACGCGTGGCTCCCGCACCATCTGGGAGACCCAAATCAGCTTCGGCACCTTGATGACGCGCGTGGCATCCACCACTTTTGGGATTGTGATCTGCCGGCATCGGTTAACGACCATCGGCTCCGGCACGATCTTCTCGGTGAAGACGACTCGCTTCTTGCAGATCATGCGAGGTGGCTGCTGAACGGTGATGCACTTGGGGAAGGGGGGTGGAATGCGCGGGGCACATTGCGGCAAGGCTTCCAGTTGTGCGGAGTTGTAGCACTTGGGCGAGCACTCGAAGGGCCCACAGCAGGGGTCGCAGGGTCCACATCCCGGTCCGCATGGAGAACacattttattgaattaaaaaGGGCCGAAATAAATTTCGAAAGAGAAAATAATTTGTATCAAAAAAGGTTTTGcgacaattttttttttgagaaaaTTTTATAGATAATTTTTCACAATTTGGAGTTGGTCGGAGCGAGACTAAAAACTGAATGAGGTCAAACTGAGACTACAACAGCTTggagataaaaaaaatacactacGCCGACTAGGATTCGTATTTTTTTGCAATCTCAAACCGGCCTAAACCGAAAGTTTCGGCGCGGAGAGGCAAGCCATGATCCAGTTCAGTTGGTTCAGTTGGCGAGATAAGTAGGCCCATATTCGTATGTCCATTTGCAAACATATCTTTAATAAAGTTTGGTTAAATGACCCTCGTTCGTGGACAATTTGAACGGGGGAAAAAATGGCATCGGTGACTCTTGAATGAAATGCATTTCCATAAACGAATTTTATCTCCACATGAGGTATGCGGGCCATGCCAATCTCTGTGTATTTATTTCAGCAATATGGCATCTGCCGCTGAGTGGGTTTAAGCCTTTAATATGCTAGCGCCTTTATGCAGGCAGTTTCAATTTTTTTCCAGTTTTCCACCAATCCCAAAAAACTACCTTCGAAAAAACTACAACCGAATTACAGAAAAACGCCAGAAAACACTCTACggccgatgctgatgctggcctattggatatatatgtatgtatatgcatatctctttttttttgctgggcCCTGGCGGAACATGTCAGCAGGGAAAAAGCGTTTGGTCGGTGTGTGACGGCTGCAAAGCTTTATTGTATGGGGGCGGAGGCGGTGCAATCAGCGCTTTGTGCACGCCACCACCATGGCGACACACTGAACAATTGGGCGAAAAATTCggaaaaaatataacaaagaATTTGGTCACGCCAGAGCATCGATGTTGACAAAAGCTTTTACAGGGGATTTCAGGTAAAttctaaaatattttcttcatttttaaATGGATCACAAAAGGACGGTCGCTGGTCCGTTCACCAAGTGGAAGTCACacataatatttttaaaatatagaaaaattcaatttttaaacCATTTTAAGTCCAAGATTTAATTTAAAGAGAGCTTTATCTCTGCTCTCCCCAATTTGTTATGAGTGGATCTAATATATGTTATTTATCTTAAGGTCCGAATATGTTCCCCGGCATGAATTCCATGATGGATTGTCAATAGATATATCCTTACGAGATCCTGCAGGTTGCCTCCTCTGTTCGGCATTGAATTATGTGCTATATTTTACAAtctgaaatatttttttgtagctAAGCGCTTATTCAATCGATTTGGTCTCGGTCTCTAGGCATTTGCATAGATTTCTTGGCCTGTAATAACAACCGCATGGCTTAGGGGCACAATTATGCAAGAAAAACATCAACTTCTTTGGGTGTCCAAGACGACGCTTATCGAGGAGCGACGGTCCCAGCAGCATTGGCTGTTTCTGTCTCCTCCGGCCAAAGACAAAGCGCCTGCTAATCCCACCATTTGCACAGCGACCCGAAAACCCTGTCTAATCACAGTCATGCCACTCGGCATCACCGTGCCTGTGCCCCACGCTCCGCCCCTCGAAAATTGTCAGCTAATAATGCAAACAATAGGAGGCAACAGTCCGAAGAAATGGCGCAAATTTGGCATAATTATGAGTGCCGCCTGAAGTGGTGTGTGGAGACTTGTCGAGATACTCTCCGGCTAAGGCGGCGCAATTAGCGGACTTAGTTTTGGGGCCGAGATAGAGCGAGAAAACAGAGGCGGCCCATAAATTGGGTGGGCCGTAAGAAGGCCTGCCGGCATACAGATAGAGCAGCAAGTGTCAGTTGTCAGATGGTGGGGTGTCCTTTGTTGGAGGCCTTGGCCGGGATGCCTGTGTGCTTATGCGTGCGGTTGGTCGGATTTCCTTCCGCTTGATGTCGCAGGCTCGGGCATATTTCTTTAATGAATTTAATCGCGCGTAATAAACCGTCGCAGGCTCTTGCACAGACTGGTCCTCGtcctgattctgattctggttCTGTTCTGCGTCCTGGTCCTTGGTCGCTTATGTTGTTTGCCAGCAGTCTTTGTGGTCGTTTGACGTTGATAAGTATTCTGATTTATTGACAAGCGAACAGAGAGTCTCTCTGCTcgaatgtgtgcgtgtgttgcggctgcatttatttaaatttatatatatatttatttatgggctCCCCGACACAAACAAATGCACACACGACACGACAGTCAGATGGACAGGAAAATGGATCGTTATGCCATGCGCCGAGTGCGTGCTTTAAGCACACTTttcggctttggctctggctctgggcgTTTTTTATGCATTTGCTTCGCTGCATTTCCGTTTGATTTCAATAATTTCAACTTCCGACACAAACCGGAAATGACAAATAAAATGCACCGCCATTGAAATGCACTGCGAAAAAAGAGAGCGCTCTTTCtggtttttgcatttgcatatcaaTTGAATTTAAGTCTGCTCGCTCTTCTATTTACTTTAcagtgttgttgtttttacaGTCATTGAATGAGTATTATTTTACGATATTATTTTATACACTTGATGTGTTTCGAGAGACGAAGCAGAGACAGGGTCTTAATGGGGTTTTCCAGTGTGTTTTTTAATGCAGAAATTCTTCTTCAACTTTATAAATCTTTATAGAAATGTTCAAAATGACGAAGATCTGGAAATACATACCAAAACCATTCCCTTGAATACTTATAGTAGACCCCGAGAGGCAGAACTATCGTCTTATTAAAGACAATGTAATCGTACGATGAATAATGCCCTGGCTTTTGGTCTGAGCCCTGTAGTCCTTGGAGTCTGGTTTTGCTGGTTTAGCTCTTAAGTGAAGATCagtaaatattattttttgtcaaCTTATAATATTCTTAATTATAACTACTTATGGCGCATCTGTTCCTTGGTTTTCTTCTCGGTTAATCTCGACTGCTGCAATCACACGGCTTTGATTTCGCTTGTGACATTTGGTATGTGCGCCTGTATGGGTTTAATTGCCTCATGTGGCATCATCTCGGATGCCATGGCTCGAAAAATCGCATAAATAACGTGATTTTCGTGAAGCTTCTTTGCCCAAATGCATGCCAGGATCAGGACGAAGCCTCGCGAGGCTTGcacaattattttttgttcgccTTTCTTTTTTCGAGGCAGTAAATATGCagtcacacatacacacacagagagagagagagagagatatgctGCGTGCATATGTGGAATGACCATGAATTACATAAAAAGCCGCAAATACCGAAGTCAAAATGCGTGGCGTGGCCTCAACGATTCTGTTGTGTTGTATGTACTCGTAGTATGCGTGTGGTGTatctcagtgtgtgtgtgtgtgtgtgtgtgtgccaacTCAACccattgccactgcctcaGCGAGTGCCAGCGACAGTACAGTAGTCCTTGCAGTCCCTTGCAACATGCAAACGATTTCAgtcggcagcagcaaaaaaaaattcaaatatatattgCAATCCTTTAGGCACGCGGAACATAATGAAACGAAAATGCTACTGTGGCAACTGCCAGAGCGAGCGGCAGCTGCAAGGACAGTAAGGACCAAGGGTGGACCAGCACCAGGACCAGGTCCAGGACCAGGAAAGTGCACAATGCAACGGTCacagccgaagccgaagccgtccatttgccatttgccgaATAAGAACACAAATAAATAGCAAGAATGAAATACTGGATTCTGTGGACGAACATTAGTTACACTTTTAGATCGAGCCTCCATTGGtagatatataatatattccTACGATTTTCCTAATGGAATGATAGAGTTGTAATCTTTGGTTTCAGAAACACTCATTTGATAATTCTTAAATTGTTTCGTTTGTGACAAACTTCTGGCCATAGTCTTTATACCCTCTGAAAGGGCACAgaaatgtgaaaatatttctttggCCAACATTTTTACATCCTCGCTTTCTCGGTTGACCCCCCGCACTTGCCCACCGATTGCCAGaaatttttatacaaaaatgtttttatttattctactTGGTGGAGGCTTTCTCCTCCGCCACTGCACGGGCTCGGGCTGCTCCCCTTCGCTGCCTGGTACTGGTAGTGGGCCTGGCTTGTGGCCGTCGGTTGATTTATATTGATGAATGTCCGTTTGTTCGTTAGTTCCGTCTTTGCAGACGGCCAAAGAGATTTACTTGTTCGGGTTCTGCAAGGCCA contains:
- the Mst98Ca gene encoding DBF4-type zinc finger-containing protein 2 homolog; this encodes MCSPCGPGCGPCDPCCGPFECSPKCYNSAQLEALPQCAPRIPPPFPKCITVQQPPRMICKKRVVFTEKIVPEPMVVNRCRQITIPKVVDATRVIKVPKLIWVSQMVREPRVIYYPSMIPDPYVVCYPKRVCEPREVCQSILCQPKPQTIDIPPPREYCCYPNGPINYKPSAACPPCPIGPCAPGGGCCPLPCFSTNQYPVAEGRCGPCGPCGPGCGPCGPCGPRGCGPCGPGGCGPCGPGCGPCGPRCGPCGPCAVPNCGPCGLTMPSGPFIPAPCGPCGTGSCGLNGPCGPCGPCGPCSPPCPYESPECGPCYPCAPTPWNTHCGPVGPCGPQVPCGPCGPC